The Alkalihalobacillus sp. TS-13 genomic interval TCGTTAATTCGATGACCTGCTTCTCTATCTCACTCATCGCTGTAGCGCCGCCGGGTTGTTGGGCTGTGTCACCAGGCTGTTGTGTTGTATCACCTGGCTGCTGCATGTTCGGCTGAGTGTTCTGGAAGCCGCCGCCATATTGCTGACCATATGGACCTTGAGCATTCGGTGCATTATATCGGTTTTGAAAACTTCCGCCATTTCCCCAAATCGGTGTGAATCGATTATTCTGGTTCCGATCATTCTGGCGGTCATATCTTACCGTGTTATATTGCATACCTTCTTCGTTATTTTTGCCTGTGTCATCTATGTTACATCCAGCCAGCATTCCTGCTGAAAGGAGTGCAGTGAGACCCAGGGTTACGATACGTTTTATCATGCATCTATCTCCTTTTCGAAGGTTTTATGCCTTCTTAATGTTTGCATATAGGTCGTATTCAACCCTGAGTAACACTTGGTTCAGAGGGAAAATATCGGTAAAATGGAATCTCCTCAAATGAACCATAATAAACCAAAGCGGAATTAATCAGTTTACATGGAAAGATCCTTTGTCTTGAGTCGCTCTTTTTTCCTTTGTCTGAAAAAGAATACTTCATAAAGGACAGGAATTAAAATCAATGTCAGCAATGTCGAGGAAGTTAAACCACCAATAACTGTCAATGCTAATCCTTTTGAAATGAACGTTCCTGTGGATGTTGTAAATGCAAGCGGGGTCAACGCGGCAATCGTTGCCAAAGCTGTCATTAAAATCGGTCTTAATCGAGTTTTCCCAGCTTCGAGCAATGCTTCACGCACAGTCATTCCCTTTTCATCCCGGTTCCTAGTAATCCTATCAGTCAAGACGATCGCATTGGTCACGACAATTCCAATCAACATCAAGAATCCAATCATAACACTGATGGAAAGCGGTTCTTTAGCCAAATATAGAGCCGTGAAGGAACCAATGGGAACGAAGATGAGTGAGGATAAGATGATGATTGGGATCCGTGCTTTTCCAAATGTAATGAGCATCGTCAAATAGACAAGTCCCATCGCCGCAATCATTGCGATCCCCATCTGTTGGAACTCGGCTGTCGTCTCCTCACTTCCGCCACCGCTCTCAAAAGAAACACCTTCAGGAAGTTCGATATCTGATTTAACACCGTTTACCACTTCGTTCGTAACAGCTTGCACATCGTTTCCTTTCACGTGACCTGTCACACGTGCGAAGACTTTACCATCAAGCTTTTGAATCGCTGTGAAGCTATCCGTTTCTTTAACATCTGCAATCTCTTTCAGTTTTACTGGACCTTGAGGACCGTAGATTTCCATTTCTTCAAGGGCTTCAGCACTTAAAGGATCTTCGTAGGATAATTGAACGGTTTTGTTCTCTTCGTTCAAATTCAATTCGCCAACCTGCACAGGTCTTGTTTGATCTGTAATCATCCCAAGAATCTGCATGCCTGGAATCCCTTTTTCCCCAGCTTTATCTGAATCGACGTCAACAAGGTATTGTTTTTGTGTTTCGGAAAAGTTATTCGAAATATCTTTCAGATCATCGTTGTCTTTCATGTATTCTTCAACATCAAGTGCAGCCGACTGCAGCTTTTCAAGATCCGTTGAATAGAGATCGATCGAAACACTGTTGTTCGTCGGCGGACCAGAAGCAGCGAATTCCATGACGTTGAATTCTCCTTCATCCGCTTCAACATCCATGATTGTTTCCATATCACCTCTTAATTCTTTTAAAAACTCTGATACGTCAGTGTCTTCTTTCAGCCTCAAGTAGTAGCTTGCTTTGTTTTCCTTTTTTAAACCGGTGAAGAAATCCTTGCTTCCTACACCAGCGGTCACATTTTCAATTTGGCTTTTATCGACGAACATCTCTTCCATCTGGAGTGAAACCTCATTCGTCCGTTCCATTGAAGTTGTTGCAGGCAATTCGATTGTCGCATTCAAGATCTTCTGCTCCTCATTCGGCATGAAGGTGAAACCCAGGGTCGGTACAAGTGCGAAGGAACCGCCCAATAGCACTAGCGATAGTAGGATTGCGGTGACTTTATGATTTAGAGAACGTTCAATCAACTTCCCATAAATTTTTTGCAACAACCCTTCTTTCTCTTCCTTCGGTGCTTTTTTGAACGAATATTTCGCTAAAATTGGTACCAGCGTGACCGAAATCAGAAGCGACGCTATGAGTGCGAATGTGATTGCAAGTGCGAATGGCAGGAAAAATCCTCCCGTATCCCCTTCGACCAAGCCAAGCGGTAAAAAGACGACAATCGTAGTCAGGGTTGAAGAGACGATCGCTTTGAAAATTTCTTTCGTTGAATCTGTGATGATCTCATCAGTGATTTTCTTATCAGGCGATCTCCTTACACGCCTAAAGATGTTTTCAATGACAACGATGCTGTCATCAACCACCCGTCCGACCGCAACGGCCATTCCGCCAAGGGTCATCATGTTTAATGAAATTCCGAGCTGTAATAAGAAGATCGATGAAAAGAGTAAAGAAAACGGAATCGAGATGATCGCAATGATCGTCGCACGGATATTCCGTAAGAAAAGTAATACGGCGAGTGATGCAAACAACGCCCCAAGTAGGCCCTCCCGAACAAGTGTATGCACAGAATCCTTCACGCCCTGTGCCGTGTCGAAGCTTACATAATAATCGATTTGTTCTTCATGCTTTTTCAAAACCTCTGTCACCTGATCAGCCACTTCGACCGTGTTCGCATCCTGCTTTTTCGTAATCATCATTGAAAGTGAATCTTTCAAGTTGTAGCGTGTTAGCTCTGCTCTCTCGGTCACTTCCTCAATTGTTGCGATTTCTTTTAATGCAATAGGTGTTGGCTCTTGCTGATTCTGAGTTGTCAGCTGAAGGTCTTCCAATTCTTCGATCGTTTCTAGATCCTGCTCAACACGAACCGGTATCTGGAATTCATCCGCTTCCACTTGACCAGCTGGATATGAAAAATATTTTTCGTTGATTTGATTTTTGATATGATCAAGCGATAACCCGTTTTGAAGAGCTTTTTCCTGATCAACCGTAATCTGGACAAGACCCTCTTTTTGCCCTGAAACCTGGACCTCATTCACCCCAGATATCTTTTTGATGTCCGGGATGACGTTATTTTCGAGATACGTATCAAGATCCGTATCCCCTTTTGCAAAGATGGAGATATCATAAATCGGAATCATATCCATTGAAAAGCGTTTGACATCCGTTTGGACGGAGTCTTCCAGGTTCGCTTCCTCAATCAATTTGTTCACTTGCTGTTCTTTTTTATCAAGGTCAGTGTTGTTTGGAAAATTCAGTGAAAGCATCGCAAAACTTTCGTACGATGAACTTTCCAGCGTCTTCAACCCTTCTAACGAATTGAATTGTTCTTCAAGTTTGGTTGTAACGTTTTTGTTTACATCGTCAGGTGAAGCTCCGGGATAAACGGCTTCAACCGTCAATGTTGGATCTTCAATATCCGGGAACATTTCAATACGGAGATTGGTGATCGCGTAAAGCCCTCCGAGAATGATTAAAAAAGTAATAATGAAAATAGCGGCAACATTTTTGAGACTGAATCGGATTAATGAATTCATGTCCTCTCCCCTTTCTTGTTTTGGTTAAGCTGCACCGTTAATTGTAACGACTGAAAACGGAAACAGTAACTGGCTCAAGAAGGGTATTGCAATACGGCTTGAGACTTAGTAGATGGGAAGGCTCCGGACTTATGAGGAAGAGGCAATGATTATTCGGATCTATTGGCAATCGCCAATATTCATTTGAAGTTTATCGTTCTTCGGCTAAGTGGATCCAGGTGATAATTGCGGTTTTTTGTGGAACCAGTGTGGGTGAGGTTGAGGGAATGGGCAATTTTCTTTACTACAGAATCAGAGGATACATGAAATAATAAAAAATAATCATGTAATGCTTGTATATGTGCGTCTTTATAAATAGTACTGCATTCTAAAAATAAAGTCTTCTCATTGGAAACCTTGAACAACCAGGACATTGAACACCAGTGATAAGTTCTTCCTTTTTTATATTAAGTTTGGATAGAAGGTATGCACCTTAAGGAAGAGGTTTTATAAAGTGTGAAGGTCTTTTTGTGAGAGGATTTCTTTATCATATGTAGCGTGAAGATCATTCAAAACATCTCGGATTTTTGTATTACGAATCACCTTTTTCACAAGCAGGTCATGATTATTCATTGGTACAATCCTGGCATTATCATTTACAATGGAAAGAATGGGAATATTTTTCGGAAAATTATAGTGATTAAGCCATTCCGAAAGTTGGAAATGCTGAAGATTTACCTGTTGAATCGGGTCTTTATGGATGACTTCCCTATCGCCGATTTTCCACGGAATCCGGCAAAAGGTGTGTAAATTTACACCAAATACCGAATAAAACAAAAAACCTATCGCCACTTGGGCGATAGGTCTCCTCTATCTAATCTAATCTCGTTCCACTACAGATTCTCTCTCTATCAGCTCGGTTGATAGCTTGTAGTATGGTTCGACTTTTTCATTGGATAGTTGTTGGAAGATCAAGTGCACGGCGAGCGCACCTGCTTCGTACTTCGGTTGGCGGATCGTGCTTAATGACGGCGCTACGAACTCAGCTAACTGAATATCATCAAATCCGACGATCGACACGTCCTCCGGGACACGCACACCTTTTTCCTTGAACGCTTGCAGTCCACCGATCGCCATTTCATCATTCGCGTAAAAGATACCCTCAGGAAGATCATTCTGCGCAATCAGCATTTTCGTCGCTCGATATCCGCTCTCACGTGTAAAATCCCCGGAGATTTTCCATTTCGAAATATAAGGCAGCCCATGTTTCTCCAATGCCGCCTCATATCCCCGGAATCTCAACGAATTATCATGGGAGTTGCTCGGGCCGCTGATGAACGCGATCTTGCGGTGTCCTTTCTCAATCAAATGTTCTGTAGCAAGGAATCCACCTTGCCAGTTGTCGACCTCGACCTGCAGCACATGATCATGGACCAGATAACGATCAAGAACGACAATCGGAAATCCTTCACGCGCAGATTCAAGAATTGTTTCATCACTGATGTTGTGCGCCAAAATGATGACGCCGTCGACACGTTTTTCTTTTAAAAACTTGACCGCTGTCGATTGTGTATCCCCCATCGAGTTACACGCAATCAGATCGTAGCCGTTCGTCATCGCGACGGTCTGGACGCCATTGATCAGCTCCGAATAATAAGGACCTGACAAATCACTCAAGATCAACGCGATCGTGTTCGTCTTCGTCCTCTTCAAGTCTGAGGCGATTCCGTTCTTCTGATAGTTCAACTCTTTGGCTGCTTCAATCACTTTTCTCTTCGTGTCTGGACTGATTTTATCGATATTGTTCAGTGCATAGGAAGCTGTCGATACTGCCACTCCTGCACGTTTCGCTACATCTTTGATCGTTGCCATAACCTTCACATCCTACTACTTGCTAATTATCTATCTTTTAAAAAACAACGCCAACACCTTCTGAATGTGCTGGTCCCAGTAGCCCCATTCATGAGTGCCTGGGAATTCTTCATACCTCATATCAAGCCCGATTTCCCTGCAATGGTCTCGAAAACGGAGATTCGCTTCATAAAGGTGATCTTCTGTCCCGCAATTCGCATATAAAAAGGGTTTTGGAGAATCACTCTCCGCCAATTCTTTTGCCATATGAAAAAGATCATCGCCACTCCCTTTGACTTGACGGTTCCCGAATATAGCCGGGAAATCCTTTTTAAAATCAGAAAGCCGTTCCAGTACATCGACAGCTCCAGAGAGACTTGCCGCTGCATAATAGTTTTCTGGAAAATGGAATGCAGTTTTCAATGCGCCATATCCACCCATCGAAAGCCCGGCGATATAGGTATCTTCTCGTTTTGGAGAAAGAGGAAACATGGATTGGACCACTTTCGGAAGCTCACGACTCACATAGGCGAAATAGTCATGACCATATTCCATATCCGTATACCAGCTTCGCCCAACAGCAGGCATGACAACCGCAATTCCATAAGAATCCGCATATCGTTCGATCGATGTCCGCCTGCTCCAGGTTGTATGATCATCCGAAAGTCCATGTAATAAATAGAGCGTCGGATACGTTTTCCCAAAGTCCTGCACTTCCTCAGACTCCAGCACCCCGACTTGCTGGGGCAAAATCACGGTAATCGAAGTTGAACATTGCAGAGCCTCTGAATAAAAATCGCAAGTAATCCGTGCCATGCTGATCACCCACGTCCTAACCGATAGACGATAGCTTCATATGGTCGTAAATGGATCTGTTCTGGCGATTTTGGTGAATCGTCATAGTTACTTATAACTATTTCCGCATCCTTGGCTGAAAACCCTTCTCGTAACGTAAATTTCGGTGTGCCGCCATAAAAGTTCGCAACCATCAGAAGCGTTTCCTCGCCAAGCCGGCGTACATAAGCATAAATTTCATCATGATCCGCTTCAATCAGTTCATACTCCCCATAGACGATAATCTCATGTTCTTTTCGTAATTGAACCAACTTTTTATAATAATGGAAAATGGACTGCTCATCAGCTAAAGCCTTCTCCACATTGATCTCGTGGTAATTCGGGTTCACCTTGATCCAAGGCTCACCAGTCGTAAAACCGCCATTTTCCGAACCATTCCACTGGAGTGGGGTCCGGGCATTGTCGCGTCCTTTCGTATAGATCGACTTCATGACCTCCTCATGCGGAGTGCCCTGTTCTGTTTTTTCCTTATATATGTTCAATGTCTCGATATCGCGGTAATCGTCGAGGTCATCAAAGCGGATATTTGTCATTCCGATTTCTTCACCCTGATAGATGTAAGGTGTGCCTTGCATCATGTGTAAGACCGTCGCAAGCATTTTAGCAGATTTAACGCGATATTCCCAATCATCCCCCCAGCGGGAGACGATACGCGGCTGATCGTGGTTGTTCCAGTACAAACTGTTCCAGCCCTGCCCGTGAAGTTCTGTCTGCCACTTGCTTAAGACCGCCTTCAAATCTCTGAGCTCCAACGGTTTCAACGCCCATTTCCCTTTACCTTTAACCTCATCTAACGACATATGCTCGAAAGTGAACACCATATCAAGCTCATTTCGTTCCGGGGCTGTATATAACTTTGCTGAATCTGTTGTAGCTGAAGGTGTTTCCCCGACCGTCATCACATCATACTTCGATAACACTTTTTCATTTATTTCCTTCAAATAAGGGTGCAGCATCGGTCCATCCGTTAAGACACCTTTGTCGACTTCTTTTCCAATCAAATCGATGACATCCATCCGGAACCCGCTGATTCCTTTTTCAAGCCAAAAATCCATCATCTTATGCAGCTCTTTACGTACGTCATCGTTATGAAGATTTAAATCCGGCTGTTTTTTACTGAAGAGATGGAAATAATACTGTCCGGTCTCCTCATCATACTCCCAGGCTGGACCGCTGAAAACGGAACGGATATCACTCGGAGGTCCGTCTGCTCCATCCCGCCAAATGTAAAAATCGCGATATGGATTATCCTTCGATTTCCGGGACTCCATAAACCACGGGTGTTCATCGGACGTATGATTGATCACAAGGTCCATGATGATTCGGATATTCCGGGCTTTCGCTTCTTCAATCAGCTTCTCCATATCTTCCATCGTCCCGAACTCATCCATGATCCCGTAATAATCACTGATATCATAGCCATTATCATCATTCGGAGATTTGTATACAGGACTGAGCCAGATTACATCGATCCCAAGGTTCGCTAAATAATCCAGTTTTTCAATGATCCCCGGGATATCTCCAATTCCATCCCCGTCTGAATCATTGAAACTACGCGGGTAAATTTGATAGACCGTTGCTGTATGCCACCATTTTTTATCCATAACATCCTCCAACCATTTGATTATTCGTCACTGAAAAAATGGAGACAACTCACGTTTGCCTCCACACTTTTCCATTTGTACTTATTTAAGCCCTGACATCGTAAATCCTTCCACAATATATTTTTGGAAGAAAGAAAAGATGATGATGATCGGTACGACCATGAAGGCAGCACCGGCCATCTGTAATCCATAGTTGCTTGCGTATTGCCCTTGGAGCAACGACAACCCTACGGATAACGTATAGAGGCTTTCATCATTGGCGATGATCAACGGCCATAAGAAACTGTTCCAGGCACCGATGAACGTAAGAATCCCCTGAACGGCGAAAATCGGTTTCGCGATCGGAATGATCAGCTTAAAGAAGATATAAAATTCTCCCGCTCCATCCAAACGAGCTGCTTCAATCAGATCCGTCGGAATCGTCGTCATGAACTGCCTGAACAAGAAGATACTGAAGGCAGCTGCCAACCCTGGCAGTACGATCCCAGTCATTGTGTTCGTCAGACCCATTTCATTGAGGATCAAATAAACAGGAATCATCGTAACTTGTGCAGGGATCATCATCGTAGCCAATACCAGGTAGAAGATTGGTTCACGACCTTTGAATTTGAATTTTGCAAACCCATAACCCGCCATCGCATTGAACAAGAGACCCACAAAGGACATCACGACAATAATGATCGTATTTTTCAGATAGACTCCGAAATTGAGCCGTTCGAACAAATTGATGTAGTTTTCAAGAGTCGGGTTCTCAGGGAACAGTGTTGGTGGAAACAGCAGCACTTCTCCGTTCGGTTTGAATGAACTCATGATCATCCAGAAAAACGGGATGGATACGAGCACACCACCTACGATAAGAAGGATACTGACGATTGTCTTTTCAATTTTCCGATTGATTGTTTTTGATTCCATATGAGCCACCTCGATCTAGTACTCTGTATCAGATTTTCGGATTTTGAACTGGACGAGTGTCACGACAATGATGAAAACGAATAAGATGAAAGATCCAGCTGCCGCATAACCGAATTCACTGAATTGGAAGCCTTCCTGATAAATGAACAAGGCCATGGAAATCGTACCGTTCAATGGTCCCCCCTGGGTCATGACGAACGGCTCTTCGAAAAATTGCAGCCAACCGATCAAGGTCGTGATCGTGACGAAGAACGTTGCATAACGCAAAAGCGGGATCGTAATCTGGAAAAGCATTTGAAAACGGTTCGCACCGTCAATTTTTGCTGCTTCATAATACGAGTGCGGAATCCCTTGTAATGCTGCAAGGAAAATGATCATATTGATACCGATTCCTTTCCAAACAGCAAGCACAATCAACGAAAGCTTTGCAATCGTTGGTTCCTCGAGCCATGGAATTTTATCTGCCTCCAACAGGGACAAGATGTAGTTGAAAAGACCATACTCGGTATTGTATAAGTAACCCCAGATGACTGCTACCGCAATGATATTCGTGATGGAAGGCATGTAGTAGACTCCTCGGAAAAACCTGAACAACAGATTGGATCCATAGTTGAGGAGCAATGCAATTCCTAATGAACAAACAATAACAAGAGGCACACCGATGATTGCATAGAATAACGTGTTATAAATTGATTTATGAAAGACTTCATCTGTGAAGAGTTCTTTATAATTTTCTAGTCCGATATAATTGATATTCGACCAGTTTGCAAGCCCCTTGAGGTCAAGGTCTGTAAAACTGATGACAAAAGCAACGAAAATCGGAACGATGCTGAAGACCAATAGAATCAGGACGGCTGGTCCGATGAACATAAAGGGATGTCGATCCTGATATAATCGTTTGAAACCATTGCCCATAATAACCCACCTAACTGAACTATACTCATGACGACTGATTTAGACTACAATAAGATATTTGAGCTTGAGTAGAGGTTAAGTACAACTGTTCATTCCATTCAGTTTTGACCCCCTACTTCGTAAAAATGGAGTTCAGGCATAAAGGAATGCCTGTAACTCCACTATTTTCTCTAATCAAGTATGATAATCAAATCAATCTTCATTTGACTCGATGACTTTTTGACGATACTTGTCTAGTTCCTTATCGACGTCTGCACCACCGACAGTGACTTTCTCGATTGCATTGAGCAATTCTTGTCCGACAACTTCCCAGTTCTGGATTTGTGGGGAAGCTTTTGCTGTTTCCAATTGCTCACCGAAAACCGCAAGCATTTCATCTTCCTTCAGGGTCGGGTCTTCCCAAGCTTCTACTCTTGAAGGTAATGTGTTGGACGTTTTAAACCATTCAATTTGTGTATCTACTTCATTCATATATGAAATGAACTTAAGAGATTCTTCCACTTTATCCGAGCTGCTGAAAATCGAGAAGTTCGATCCTCCGATACTGGATGCAACCTGTTCTTTTTCAGGCATTGTGGCAATAGCCCATTTATCTTCTAAATCTGGTGCCTGATCCTTCAGAATGTTCACCATCCATGGACCACTGAAGAACATCGGTTTCACACCATCTTTGAATGATTGAACGATATCCATTCCTTCTTTTGTAGTACTGATTCCTTCTTCAAAGTAACTTGTGTAATAGTTGATTGCTTCATCAAATTTCGGACTATCCAGGTTAAGATTCTTTTTATCCGTATCGAATTCGAATCCATTTTGCCATGCGAAGATGAATGGCATGATCTGGTCGTTACGATCGATGTCCAATCCATAATACTTGTCCCCGCGATCAGCAAGTTTACCTGCAGCATCCTTCAACTCATCCCACGTTGCTGGTGCTTCATCATAACCAGCATCTTTTAAAAGATCCGTGCGATAGAAGAGTACGCGTGTTTCAACATACCAAGGGATACCAACGATTTGATCCTCGTATTTCATTGTTTTCGCCGCACCGTCAAAGTAATTTTCAGGTTTGAATTCAGGGTAATCCTTCATATGCTCAGATAGATCAAGGAGTGCGCCTGCATCAGCGAATTCGGACACCCATGTGGTTCCTAATTGGACAACATCCGGACCTTTTTGAGAGGCAACTGCCGTCAAAAGCTTATCGTGAGCGTTTTCCCAAGGAATTGCTTGCACCTTGACTTTAATCTCTGGATTTTCTTCTTCAAATTTCTTCGCAATCTCTT includes:
- a CDS encoding LacI family DNA-binding transcriptional regulator, with protein sequence MATIKDVAKRAGVAVSTASYALNNIDKISPDTKRKVIEAAKELNYQKNGIASDLKRTKTNTIALILSDLSGPYYSELINGVQTVAMTNGYDLIACNSMGDTQSTAVKFLKEKRVDGVIILAHNISDETILESAREGFPIVVLDRYLVHDHVLQVEVDNWQGGFLATEHLIEKGHRKIAFISGPSNSHDNSLRFRGYEAALEKHGLPYISKWKISGDFTRESGYRATKMLIAQNDLPEGIFYANDEMAIGGLQAFKEKGVRVPEDVSIVGFDDIQLAEFVAPSLSTIRQPKYEAGALAVHLIFQQLSNEKVEPYYKLSTELIERESVVERD
- a CDS encoding alpha/beta hydrolase family protein yields the protein MARITCDFYSEALQCSTSITVILPQQVGVLESEEVQDFGKTYPTLYLLHGLSDDHTTWSRRTSIERYADSYGIAVVMPAVGRSWYTDMEYGHDYFAYVSRELPKVVQSMFPLSPKREDTYIAGLSMGGYGALKTAFHFPENYYAAASLSGAVDVLERLSDFKKDFPAIFGNRQVKGSGDDLFHMAKELAESDSPKPFLYANCGTEDHLYEANLRFRDHCREIGLDMRYEEFPGTHEWGYWDQHIQKVLALFFKR
- a CDS encoding carbohydrate ABC transporter permease, translating into MESKTINRKIEKTIVSILLIVGGVLVSIPFFWMIMSSFKPNGEVLLFPPTLFPENPTLENYINLFERLNFGVYLKNTIIIVVMSFVGLLFNAMAGYGFAKFKFKGREPIFYLVLATMMIPAQVTMIPVYLILNEMGLTNTMTGIVLPGLAAAFSIFLFRQFMTTIPTDLIEAARLDGAGEFYIFFKLIIPIAKPIFAVQGILTFIGAWNSFLWPLIIANDESLYTLSVGLSLLQGQYASNYGLQMAGAAFMVVPIIIIFSFFQKYIVEGFTMSGLK
- a CDS encoding alpha-glucosidase, which produces MDKKWWHTATVYQIYPRSFNDSDGDGIGDIPGIIEKLDYLANLGIDVIWLSPVYKSPNDDNGYDISDYYGIMDEFGTMEDMEKLIEEAKARNIRIIMDLVINHTSDEHPWFMESRKSKDNPYRDFYIWRDGADGPPSDIRSVFSGPAWEYDEETGQYYFHLFSKKQPDLNLHNDDVRKELHKMMDFWLEKGISGFRMDVIDLIGKEVDKGVLTDGPMLHPYLKEINEKVLSKYDVMTVGETPSATTDSAKLYTAPERNELDMVFTFEHMSLDEVKGKGKWALKPLELRDLKAVLSKWQTELHGQGWNSLYWNNHDQPRIVSRWGDDWEYRVKSAKMLATVLHMMQGTPYIYQGEEIGMTNIRFDDLDDYRDIETLNIYKEKTEQGTPHEEVMKSIYTKGRDNARTPLQWNGSENGGFTTGEPWIKVNPNYHEINVEKALADEQSIFHYYKKLVQLRKEHEIIVYGEYELIEADHDEIYAYVRRLGEETLLMVANFYGGTPKFTLREGFSAKDAEIVISNYDDSPKSPEQIHLRPYEAIVYRLGRG
- a CDS encoding carbohydrate ABC transporter permease, giving the protein MGNGFKRLYQDRHPFMFIGPAVLILLVFSIVPIFVAFVISFTDLDLKGLANWSNINYIGLENYKELFTDEVFHKSIYNTLFYAIIGVPLVIVCSLGIALLLNYGSNLLFRFFRGVYYMPSITNIIAVAVIWGYLYNTEYGLFNYILSLLEADKIPWLEEPTIAKLSLIVLAVWKGIGINMIIFLAALQGIPHSYYEAAKIDGANRFQMLFQITIPLLRYATFFVTITTLIGWLQFFEEPFVMTQGGPLNGTISMALFIYQEGFQFSEFGYAAAGSFILFVFIIVVTLVQFKIRKSDTEY
- a CDS encoding sugar ABC transporter substrate-binding protein encodes the protein MNKKIVSLFFVFLLAVSALLGGCSNGSGGDDNTISVWAMGEEGKKLEEIAKKFEEENPEIKVKVQAIPWENAHDKLLTAVASQKGPDVVQLGTTWVSEFADAGALLDLSEHMKDYPEFKPENYFDGAAKTMKYEDQIVGIPWYVETRVLFYRTDLLKDAGYDEAPATWDELKDAAGKLADRGDKYYGLDIDRNDQIMPFIFAWQNGFEFDTDKKNLNLDSPKFDEAINYYTSYFEEGISTTKEGMDIVQSFKDGVKPMFFSGPWMVNILKDQAPDLEDKWAIATMPEKEQVASSIGGSNFSIFSSSDKVEESLKFISYMNEVDTQIEWFKTSNTLPSRVEAWEDPTLKEDEMLAVFGEQLETAKASPQIQNWEVVGQELLNAIEKVTVGGADVDKELDKYRQKVIESNED
- a CDS encoding efflux RND transporter permease subunit; its protein translation is MNSLIRFSLKNVAAIFIITFLIILGGLYAITNLRIEMFPDIEDPTLTVEAVYPGASPDDVNKNVTTKLEEQFNSLEGLKTLESSSYESFAMLSLNFPNNTDLDKKEQQVNKLIEEANLEDSVQTDVKRFSMDMIPIYDISIFAKGDTDLDTYLENNVIPDIKKISGVNEVQVSGQKEGLVQITVDQEKALQNGLSLDHIKNQINEKYFSYPAGQVEADEFQIPVRVEQDLETIEELEDLQLTTQNQQEPTPIALKEIATIEEVTERAELTRYNLKDSLSMMITKKQDANTVEVADQVTEVLKKHEEQIDYYVSFDTAQGVKDSVHTLVREGLLGALFASLAVLLFLRNIRATIIAIISIPFSLLFSSIFLLQLGISLNMMTLGGMAVAVGRVVDDSIVVIENIFRRVRRSPDKKITDEIITDSTKEIFKAIVSSTLTTIVVFLPLGLVEGDTGGFFLPFALAITFALIASLLISVTLVPILAKYSFKKAPKEEKEGLLQKIYGKLIERSLNHKVTAILLSLVLLGGSFALVPTLGFTFMPNEEQKILNATIELPATTSMERTNEVSLQMEEMFVDKSQIENVTAGVGSKDFFTGLKKENKASYYLRLKEDTDVSEFLKELRGDMETIMDVEADEGEFNVMEFAASGPPTNNSVSIDLYSTDLEKLQSAALDVEEYMKDNDDLKDISNNFSETQKQYLVDVDSDKAGEKGIPGMQILGMITDQTRPVQVGELNLNEENKTVQLSYEDPLSAEALEEMEIYGPQGPVKLKEIADVKETDSFTAIQKLDGKVFARVTGHVKGNDVQAVTNEVVNGVKSDIELPEGVSFESGGGSEETTAEFQQMGIAMIAAMGLVYLTMLITFGKARIPIIILSSLIFVPIGSFTALYLAKEPLSISVMIGFLMLIGIVVTNAIVLTDRITRNRDEKGMTVREALLEAGKTRLRPILMTALATIAALTPLAFTTSTGTFISKGLALTVIGGLTSSTLLTLILIPVLYEVFFFRQRKKERLKTKDLSM
- a CDS encoding CAP domain-containing protein, producing MIKRIVTLGLTALLSAGMLAGCNIDDTGKNNEEGMQYNTVRYDRQNDRNQNNRFTPIWGNGGSFQNRYNAPNAQGPYGQQYGGGFQNTQPNMQQPGDTTQQPGDTAQQPGGATAMSEIEKQVIELTNQERTKNGLPALKADSELAQVAQKKADDLSQNNYFSHNSPTYGSPFQMMQQNGVDYQSAAENIAAGQQSAEQVVQQWMNSPSHRKNIMDAKLTHIGVGRSKSGQQDNCWSQMFIRK